The Bradysia coprophila strain Holo2 chromosome IV, BU_Bcop_v1, whole genome shotgun sequence genome includes a region encoding these proteins:
- the LOC119066935 gene encoding uncharacterized protein LOC119066935, with translation MLTMLWAKESDQTGSSNGIYVNILRDLKDRNATAMPEKKSMERKRIFDLTECLRLKGNQQFGEQLFEQAMECYNRSLCYAEKDSVQMAKAYANRSACFFSMKMYNKCLTDIELAQAANCPTLIRTKLEQRRADCLRLIDENNSVEDVSHFAMPQLSFKSNAKIPFMANVLDLQYNSEFDIHVVAKRDIDVGKTIIVEPFYAYVPGTDESGCSVCGKSEPSNFIPCDTCAETMFCSKECAKTSHHNIECINGVFYGDLKKDDPSTLMRTMMFQFVVRTIAKAFCMFGNVTDFISFVEQCIDENQTNVPSMEDDRSTYGAFLKVLRHKDYVPKELCTDAIAFAYESLMKSDIGKGFVLEAQQNFLAHLIWHHLSIGLLINECRWSDFDQLDSSLTLTSSFTTFSCTPNTVICSVNGYRVLTTVRPIKSDEKIMISRFGDHLNDEPTEVEELLSATKRNVKCSCDRCAKRSASPAERLAMRKDPHYHIVQQNHSNEPNDMSENLRLRGNAIEFLRKFGRSTWCPEIALAVDCMDKCISFQCRKGKK, from the exons ATG TTGACAATGTTATGGGCAAAAGAAAGCGATCAGACTGGATCATCCAATGGAATTTACGTGAACATTTTGCGCGATTTGAAAGACCGCAACGCGACTGCAATGCCTGAAAAGAAATCGATGGAAAGAAAGAGAATTTTCGACTTAACTGAATGCCTTCGACTCAAAGGAAATCAGCAGTTTGGTGAACAATTATTTGAACAAGCAATGGAATGTTACAATCGTAGTTTGTGCTACGCTGAAAAAGATTCCGTCCAAATGGCAAAAGCATATGCAAATCGGTCAGCGTGCTTTTTTTCCATGAAGATGTACAACAAATGTCTGACTGATATTGAACTCGCTCAAGCGGCTAACTGCCCCACTCTAATTCGAACGAAATTAGAACAACGAAGAGCAGATTGTTTGCGATTGATTGATGAGAATAATAGCGTCGAGGATGTTTCCCATTTCGCAATGCCTCAGCTCAGTTTCAAAAGCAATGCAAAGATCCCGTTTATGGCAAATGTATTGGACCTGCAATACAACAGCGAATTTGACATTCATGTTGTGGCAAAGCGGGATATCGATGTTGGGAAAACGATTATTGTCGAGCCGTTTTATGCGTACGTTCCGGGAACGGATGAGAGTGGGTGTAGTGTGTGTGGCAAATCAGAGCCTTCGAATTTCATTCCATGTGATACCTGCGCAGAAACAATGTTCTGTTCCAAAGAATGTGCAAAAACCAGCCATCACAATATCGAATGTATAAATGGTGTCTTCTATGGTGATTTGAAGAAAGATGATCCCAGCACATTAATGCGTACAATGATGTTCCAATTCGTCGTGCGCACTATCGCTAAAGCCTTTTGTATGTTCGGTAATGTAAccgatttcatttcatttgttgaacaatGCATCgacgaaaatcaaacaaatgtgCCGTCAATGGAGGATGATCGCTCCACGTATGGAGCGTTTTTAAAAGTGCTTCGTCACAAAGACTACGTACCGAAAGAGTTGTGTACAGACGCCATTGCCTTCGCATATGAGTCTCTTATGAAGTCTGATATTGGAAAGGGCTTTGTTTTGGAAGCTCAACAGAATTTCCTTGCTCATCTGATATGGCACCATCTATCAATTGGCTTATTGATCAACGAATGTCGTTGGTCTGATTTCGATCAATTGGACAGTTCACTCACCCTGACAAGTTCGTTTACCACCTTTTCTTGCACACCAAACACTGTTATTTGCAGTGTGAATGGCTACAGAGTTTTGACCACTGTGCGACCTATCAAAAGTGAcgaaaaaattatgatttcgAGATTTGGTGATCATCTGAACGACGAGCCTACGGAAGTTGAAGAACTCTTGAGTGCAACCAAGCGAAATGTGAAATGCAGCTGTGATCGTTGTGCAAAGCGATCGGCTTCACCAGCGGAACGACTTGCAATGCGAAAAGATCCTCACTATCACATCGTACAGCAAAATCATTCCAACGAACCGAATGATATGAGTGAAAATTTGCGTCTAAGAGGCAACGCTATCGAATTTTTGAGGAAATTTGGTCGATCGACTTGGTGTCCAGAAATTGCATTAGCAGTTGACTGTATGGATAAATGTATATCTTTCCAATGTCGGAAAGGAAAGAAGTAA
- the LOC119066934 gene encoding nucleoside diphosphate kinase 6, with translation MNKFPLTFAIIKPHVVSNPVAFQQMQDIITDNQFEIVRRKQIKMTKPLLEEFYGEHRGKFFYNRLITFMTSGEIQALILHKCDAITSWRNLMGPTKVFKTIYSHPDSIRGQFGLTDTRNACHGSDSIESVEKEIKIFFPEFNVQDWCRKVPDCK, from the exons aTGAACAAGTTCCCTCTAACGTTTGCAATAATAAAGCCTCACGTTGTTAGTAATCCGGTGGCATTTCAACAAATGCAGGACATCATCACAGACAATCAATTTGAAATCGTTCGGAGGAAGCAGATAAAAATGACTAAACCGCTGCTGGAGGAGTTTTACGGAGAACATAGGGGCAAATTCTTTTACAATCGGCTTATTACATTCATGACAAG TGGTGAAATTCAGGCCCTAATTCTACACAAATGCGATGCAATAACATCCTGGAGAAATTTAATGGGACCGACCAAAGTATTCAAAACGATATATTCACATCCGGACAGTATACGGGGTCAGTTTGGATTGACAGATACGCGCAATGCCTGCCACGGCTCCGATTCTATTGAGTCAgtggaaaaagaaattaaaattttctttcccgAGTTTAACGTGCAGGATTGGTGTCGAAAGGTGCCCGATTGTAAGTag
- the LOC119066932 gene encoding protein mitoshell yields the protein MSQSLNQMIPVEVVYPTPLPDEECSSDTPFMTSSKMKSLSMGNVLTDDVFSQEQFLKFKNIVIKGCESAENLAYFHRNRPCFKKINCLCARLKQDVDRADSVLANINSQGVPWAVKDFIFVFTRIVSAWNIIKDYVYNNSDGMRTVKSAISDRLVVSFLKWQEVTSDFVEDLTKSFDGLQELTLSQTRNTESNQKNSDSNPSSNERKTFFSDTESFESFKVSPNKDGANEGPASDQSSDSSSSCKNLNVKQLSIGSDRKYDYIKTGVYKCTVARNAANGNNTHQTGVRRIAPMEKDQLKCHNVHPDEAKKCFFTNILSGIPNPVRKITTPERCHPLQSNFVKNPTDVQQEAAAMNLRKNPKSELLQKVCFIEESKFFFSSQFTKNYFPDFLKIVPNFIDLRSIIMKSEMEVLANVYEVVHQIRQIFYSAKLYLLERPHELLDKCVAIFEREFENLLLREFAEYDFKRMTGYDF from the exons ATGTCTCAATCGTTAAATCAAATGATACCTGTGGAAGTAGTGTACCCTACGCCGCTACCAGATGAAGAATGTTCAAG cGATACACCCTTCATGACttcttcaaaaatgaaaagtctttcAATGGGCAACGTTCTGACGGATGATGTCTTTTCACAGGAACAAtttttgaag TTTAAAAACATTGTCATCAAGGGTTGCGAATCCGCAGAAAATTTGGCTTATTTCCACCGAAATCGTCCatgcttcaaaaaaataaattgtctgTGTGCCCGACTCAAGCAGGATGTCGACCGTGCCGATTCGGTTCTCGCCAATATCAATTCGCAAGGTGTTCCATGGGCCgtcaaagattttatttttgtatttacgcGCATCGTCAGTGCCTGGAACATAATCAAAGATTACGTGTATAACAATTCGGATGGAATGCGTACCGTCAAATCGGCGATTTCCGACCGATTGGTCGTCAGTTTCTTAAAATGGCAGGAAGTTACATCGGATTTCGTTGAAGATTTAACCAAATCATTTGATGGACTTCAGGAGCTGACGTTATCGCAGACCAGGAACACCGAGAGTAACCAGAAGAACTCTGACTCAAATCCCAGTTCCAAcgaacgaaaaacttttttcagcGATACTGAGTCCTTTGAGTCATTCAAGGTTTCACCGAATAAAGATGGCGCAAACGAAGGTCCGGCCAGCGATCAATCATCCGACAGCAGTTCCAGTTGCAAGAATTTGAATGTTAAACAACTGTCGATAGGATCCGATCGCAAATACGATTATATCAAGACTGGCGTTTACAAATGTACGGTCGCAAGGAATGCTGCCAACGGCAACAATACACATCAAACTGGTGTGAGACGCATCGCACCGATGGAAAAGGATCAACTAAAGTGCCACAATGTTCATCCAGATGAAGCCAAAAAATGCTTCTTCACCAACATTTTATCGGGAATTCCGAATCCTGTTCGAAAGATAACGACACCGGAGAGATGTCATCCATTGCAAAGCAATTTTGTGAAGAATCCGACAGACGTACAGCAAGAAGCGGCGGCAATGAATTTAAGAAAGAACCCAAAAAGTGAATTACTACAAAAAGTGTGCTTCATTGAGGAGTCGAAATTCTTTTTCTCCTctcaatttaccaaaaattat TTTCCTGACTTCCTGAAAATCGTCCCTAACTTCATTGATTTACGTTCAATCATTATGAAATCGGAAATGGAAGTCTTGGCCAATGTCTACGAAGTGGTCCATCAAATTCGTCAAATATTTTACAGCGCAAAGCTGTACCTTCTG GAACGGCCTCATGAACTCTTGGACAAATGCGTTGCGATATTTGAAcgagaatttgaaaatttattgctaaGAGAATTTGCTGAATACGATTTCAAACGTATGACTGGATACGACTTTTAG
- the LOC119066931 gene encoding uncharacterized protein LOC119066931, whose amino-acid sequence MGTQEKTESLISLKLVLFLFYGGLGALYCTLTPHMEQIGLNYEESRLILIFAPLVSIVGPLIAGPLADRIASKTLSGKYLRILAALALICSAIMYSLLLIVPLLERSPARRPLVSFGCDSSGAIIFQERCTDEKTCFHWKDEKQGSLILTNCSYTCQNPTQFENLYNPWTKGSPIPPTETSKERSDDYGDYEDSAQNEYATSNERGKREIERIYVEPPHLCTKIVNENGDEVINKCHVYTEDSKELKVQATLRSATNQENDTHSAEWCNYPLDGWKCNIPKQQASWMKLYMNNSKCKPMVECEVFDPYDSPGSVLADSQCIKIVGDIDATLTSYFVIRLLAEMFPTAAVTLLNAAIIIATRETSTGRGDVGRQLAFGSLGWATFPFILGMCGIQGELLWPVVIFAVSMILAAMILIVAQSMPVSPPEWWWHTKSGMLAIPMSAIRKYGPEIAAITVVAVVLGVFWSIIDSYQMWKLTDLHVKDYENGHYALKFSFAVLALPSILLLWNSERLVDYCGHSNILMVAFTLYVIRYYGLALVEEPLCTLFFNALEPITLSISWVTLMLYMRHLMPRRLTATGQAIPVIAFFGVGKSLGAIIGYVDTNNVAGSFQSLYVSCSIAAAVVAALYFLLYHFCLAPRCAAQPQPPPTPSELQGHVNGGHNGNSNGNYSPLRVYHNGMSRKGQFRY is encoded by the exons atggggACGCAAGAAAAAACCGAAAGCTTAATCTCACTGAAATTGGTACTTTTCTTATTCTACGGTGGATTGGGAGCATTATATTGTACCCTGACACCACACATGGAACAAATCGGACTGAACTATGAAGAATCtcgattaattttaattttcgcaCCGCTGGTATCCATCGTTGGACCTTTAATAGCAGGCCCATTGGCCGATCGAATTGCGTCAAAGACTTTGTCCGGTAAATATTTGCGAATTCTTGCAGCACTAGCACTCATATGCTCGGCAATTATGTATTCGCTTCTGTTGATCGTTCCACTGCTTGAACGATCGCCGGCGAGACGTCCGTTGGTTAGTTTTGGTTGTGACTCGAGTGGAGCAATAATATTCCAAGAACGATGCACTGACGAGAAAACATGCTTCCATTGGAAGGACGAGAAACAGGGATCGTTGATTTTGACAAATTGCTCGTACACTTGCCAAAATCCCACACAATTCGAAAATCTTTACAATCCATGGACGAAAGGTTCGCCAATACCACCGACTGAAACTTCAAAGGAACGCTCCGATGATTATGGAGACTACGAAGATAGTGCACAGAATGAGTATGCAACGTCGAATGAACGTGGTAAAAGAGAAATCGAACGAATTTATGTTGAGCCACCACATTTATGTACGAAAATTGTGAATGAAAACGGGGATGAAGTGATTAACAAATGTCACGTTTACACTGAAGACTCGAAGGAATTAAAGGTGCAAGCTACATTGAGAAGTGCTACCAACCAGGAGAATGACACACACAGCGCTGAATGGTGCAATTATCCCTTGG ATGGTTGGAAGTGTAACATACCCAAGCAACAGGCTTCGTGGATGAAATTGTACATgaacaattcaaaatgtaaacCAATGGTCGAGTGTGAGGTGTTTGATCCGTATGATAGTCCGGGAAGTGTATTGGCCGATAGTCAATGTATTAAG ATTGTCGGAGATATAGACGCAACACTCACTTCTTATTTTGTCATTCGATTGTTGGCTGAAATGTTTCCAACAGCCGCTGTAACACTTTTGAATGCTGCAATCATTATTGCGACTAGAGAAACTTCGACAGGCAGAGGCGATGTTGGTCGTCAGCTCGCATTCGGAAGTCTGGGATGGGCAACTTTCCCCTTTATTCTTGGAATGTGTGGCATTCAAGGAGAACTGCTTTGGCCCGTCGTAATATTCGCGGTATCGATGATTCTAGCGGCTATGATTCTGATTGTAGCACAAAGTATGCCAGTGTCGCCTCCTGAGTGGTGGTGGCACAcgaaaag cGGAATGTTGGCTATTCCAATGTCGGCTATTCGTAAATATGGTCCAGAAATCGCAGCCATAACAGTTGTAGCCGTGGTGTTAGGTGTTTTTTGGAGTATCATTGATAGTTACCAGATGTGGAAGCTTACAGACTTACATGTCAAAGATTACGAAAATGGCCACTACGCCTTAAAATTCTCATTCGCAG TTCTAGCTTTGCCATCAATTCTTCTACTCTGGAATTCCGAACGACTCGTCGATTACTGCGGACATTCAAATATTCTAATGGTTGCCTTCACGCTGTACGTTATCCGCTACTACGGCCTGGCATTGGTCGAAGAACCATTATGCACTCTATTCTTCAATGCTCTGGAACCGATAACTCTGAGCATCTCCTGGGTAACACTCATGCTATACATGCGTCACTTGATGCCACGCCGTCTCACAGCAACGGGTCAAGCAATTCCAGTGATTGCATTCTTTGGCGTTGGTAAAAGTCTTGGCGCGATCATCGGTTATGTTGATACGAACAATGTGGCTGGTTCATTCCAATCgttgtacgtttcgtgtagtATTGCTGCCGCTGTTGTAGCTGCTCTGTATTTCTTGTTGTACCATTTCTGTTTGGCTCCTCGATGTGCAGCACAACCGCAACCACCGCCAACACCATCAGAATTACAGGGTCATGTAAATGGAGGACACAATGGCAATAGCAACGGTAACTATTCGCCGTTGCGAGTCTATCACAATGGAATGTCGCGAAAAGGTCAATTCagatattaa